The following are encoded together in the Streptomyces sp. NBC_01465 genome:
- a CDS encoding ATP-binding SpoIIE family protein phosphatase gives MNFTRWSARLPGTPRRAAARADRSSVPAARGEYAQHPDPDADPSMDEFTPSLEDLSVREILGHLPALVALVYGPEHRIAYVNDAYASAFGPRPTGATAAEALPELDELGLLPLMDQVLRSGKPRTVKSRRVHSKPGEGSYTVTCTPYEAPDTTGVLIFAADVTDHAEAAERLRTSERRHRETAVTLQRSLLPQELEQPDDLRIAATYQPGGTDAAVGGDWYDVITLGAGRTALVIGDVMGRGVRAAAVMGQLRTAVRAYARLDLPPHEVLQLLDGLASEIDASQIATCIYAVHDPTEGRLVYASAGHLPLLIRDEDGSIRRAEDPTGPPLGTGGWMHTSGEIALPPGSTAVLYTDGLVERRSEDIDEGVDALERALAGATGTPQTICDRLMRSLNITAEHDDDVAVLVVQHPSRKGAAAELFHNAALDLLGGVEAAPRARAFASGVLASWRFSPELHDLGVLAASELVANSLQHGTPPMRLRLRRTDRRLIIEVTDGDDHLPRRRHAEPADEAGRGISIIATIASSWGSRRTPGGGKAVWCEFALPH, from the coding sequence GTGAACTTCACACGCTGGAGCGCCCGGCTCCCCGGAACCCCGCGCCGCGCCGCCGCGCGCGCCGACCGCAGTTCCGTGCCAGCAGCCCGCGGTGAGTACGCACAGCACCCCGATCCGGACGCCGATCCGTCGATGGACGAGTTCACCCCGTCGCTCGAAGACCTCTCCGTCCGGGAGATCCTCGGACACCTCCCCGCCCTCGTCGCACTCGTGTACGGCCCCGAGCACCGCATCGCGTACGTGAACGACGCGTACGCATCAGCCTTCGGCCCCCGCCCCACCGGCGCGACCGCCGCCGAAGCCCTCCCCGAACTGGACGAACTCGGCCTGCTGCCCCTCATGGACCAGGTCCTGCGCAGCGGAAAGCCCCGCACGGTGAAGTCCCGCCGCGTGCACTCCAAGCCCGGTGAGGGCTCGTACACGGTCACGTGCACTCCCTACGAGGCGCCCGACACCACCGGCGTCCTGATCTTCGCCGCGGACGTCACCGACCACGCCGAAGCAGCAGAACGCCTCCGCACGAGCGAACGCCGCCACCGCGAAACCGCCGTCACCCTCCAACGCTCGCTCCTCCCCCAGGAGTTGGAGCAGCCGGACGACCTCCGCATCGCCGCCACCTACCAGCCGGGCGGCACGGACGCGGCGGTCGGCGGCGACTGGTACGACGTGATCACCCTCGGCGCGGGCCGCACGGCCCTGGTCATCGGCGACGTCATGGGCCGAGGCGTACGAGCAGCAGCGGTGATGGGCCAGCTCCGTACGGCGGTCCGCGCCTACGCCCGCCTGGACCTCCCGCCCCACGAGGTCCTGCAGCTCCTCGACGGCCTGGCCTCCGAGATCGACGCCAGCCAGATCGCCACCTGCATCTACGCGGTCCACGACCCCACCGAAGGCCGCCTGGTCTACGCCTCGGCCGGCCACCTCCCGCTCCTCATCCGTGACGAGGACGGCTCGATCCGCAGGGCCGAGGACCCCACGGGCCCGCCCCTCGGCACGGGCGGCTGGATGCACACCTCGGGCGAGATCGCGCTCCCCCCGGGCTCCACCGCCGTCCTCTACACCGACGGTCTGGTCGAGCGCCGCAGTGAGGACATCGACGAGGGAGTGGACGCCCTCGAGCGAGCACTCGCGGGAGCAACAGGCACCCCCCAGACCATCTGCGACCGCCTGATGCGCTCCCTGAACATCACGGCAGAACACGACGACGACGTAGCAGTCCTCGTGGTCCAGCACCCGTCCCGCAAGGGAGCCGCGGCCGAGCTTTTCCACAACGCGGCGCTCGATCTCCTCGGCGGAGTCGAAGCAGCCCCCCGGGCCCGCGCCTTCGCCTCAGGAGTCCTGGCCTCCTGGCGCTTCTCCCCGGAACTTCACGACCTGGGCGTCCTGGCAGCCAGCGAACTGGTCGCCAACTCCCTCCAGCACGGCACACCCCCCATGCGCCTGCGCCTCCGCCGCACGGACCGCCGCCTGATCATCGAGGTCACCGACGGCGACGACCACCTCCCGCGCCGCCGCCACGCGGAACCGGCGGACGAGGCGGGCCGCGGCATCTCGATCATCGCCACGATCGCCTCGTCCTGGGGCTCCCGCCGCACACCGGGCGGCGGCAAAGCGGTCTGGTGCGAGTTCGCCCTGCCCCACTAG
- a CDS encoding BTAD domain-containing putative transcriptional regulator: protein MRYRILGATEAQDDQGTALPIGGPRLRAALASLALRPGRATTPQDLIDDVWGADPPQDAPAALQALIARLRRTLGKDAITSTPGGYRLEADRTHVDLYDFEDRTRTATTQLQQNQPAEAAETLRTALALWRGPALADLPGTDHAVRPEAQRQAAQRLRIEADLRAGTNPAALLPELTELTTAHPYDEPLQAQLIRALRAAGRPAEALRTYEETRRTLADGLGTDPGPELQALHAQLLEGEPARPTPATPTPNLLTPHPTLRPRLTSFVGREPDIAALRDDLATSRLVTLTGPGGTGKTRLAEEAAAPDRTAHLVELAPLDHPEAVPGAVLNALGLRETTLLTRDSPSPLADDPLAHLVDYCGTRPLLLILDNCEHVIEAAAALAETLLTHCPDLRILATSREPLGVPGELIRPVDPLPPDPAHRLFTERARAVRPDFDPQADPETPAAVAEICRRLDGLPLAIELAAARLRLLTPRQIADRLDDRFRLLTSGARTVLPRQQTLRAVVDWSWDLLDDAERTALRALSVFAGGWDLAAAEALHVTPDDMAALVDKSLLVTTPGPTGMRYRMLETIHEYATERADQHPAALEETRRAHAAYYLSLAEEAEPLIRSGDQLPWIRRLETELDNFRAALRHTISTPDEAGALRFIHALGWFLWLRNYRREGAEWAQRVADLGTDPEDPADPRYWPRLSLRLFLVFLTVESGLRDETVDPENPATLARIKKAYSAGGPEAASFPGLLWPFTLFGNDAPHTAQIHLDSVVANCREYGSEWVLGTALMFRAHVKVDLPGGLEGVDEDLAELRELGARVGDRWMRAQVASATGEAAMARGRTEEARAAYEEGLRLAREVGAHAEAPFLIGRIAQLAYAEGDFDKAEKILDASADEAEQFGVWDARAFISVLRASIALDRGDPAGARAHFEQVHSALTRGTPPPQFRSVVTTLEARLTAREKGPQAGARAMTAAFRISWELKCADQVVANTAENTAAVLAEAGEHRLAARTLSAATGWRTDCPRSVPEETTARTVEEQTRRALGPQGYETERAAGAALAPEELSAELEAGITGSVTGS, encoded by the coding sequence GTGCGGTACCGAATCCTGGGCGCCACAGAGGCGCAAGACGACCAAGGCACCGCCCTCCCCATCGGCGGCCCCCGCCTCCGCGCAGCCCTGGCCTCCCTCGCGCTGCGCCCCGGCCGCGCCACCACCCCCCAGGACCTCATCGACGACGTCTGGGGCGCCGACCCCCCGCAGGACGCCCCCGCAGCCCTCCAGGCCCTGATCGCCCGCCTCCGCCGCACCCTCGGCAAGGACGCGATCACCTCGACCCCCGGCGGCTACCGCCTGGAAGCGGACCGCACCCACGTCGACCTGTACGACTTCGAGGACCGCACCCGCACGGCCACGACCCAGCTCCAGCAGAACCAGCCCGCCGAGGCAGCCGAAACCCTCCGCACCGCCCTGGCCCTCTGGCGCGGCCCCGCCCTCGCCGACCTCCCCGGCACCGACCACGCCGTACGCCCCGAGGCCCAGCGCCAGGCCGCCCAGCGCCTCCGCATCGAGGCGGACCTCCGCGCCGGCACGAACCCCGCCGCGCTCCTCCCCGAACTGACCGAGCTGACCACGGCACACCCCTACGACGAACCCCTCCAGGCCCAGCTCATCCGCGCCCTGCGCGCGGCGGGCCGCCCCGCCGAGGCGCTCCGTACGTACGAGGAGACCCGCCGCACCCTGGCGGACGGCCTGGGAACCGACCCGGGCCCCGAACTCCAGGCGCTGCACGCCCAGTTGCTGGAAGGCGAACCCGCACGACCCACACCAGCCACCCCCACTCCCAACCTCCTCACCCCCCACCCCACCCTCCGCCCCCGCCTCACCTCCTTCGTAGGCCGCGAACCCGACATCGCCGCCCTCCGCGACGACCTCGCCACCTCCCGCCTGGTCACCCTCACCGGCCCCGGCGGCACCGGCAAGACGCGCCTCGCCGAGGAGGCCGCGGCCCCGGACCGCACCGCCCACCTGGTCGAACTCGCCCCCCTCGACCACCCCGAAGCCGTACCCGGCGCCGTACTCAACGCCCTCGGCCTCCGCGAGACGACGCTCCTCACCCGCGACTCTCCGTCGCCCCTCGCCGACGACCCCCTCGCCCACCTTGTCGACTACTGCGGGACCCGCCCCCTCCTCCTCATCCTCGACAACTGCGAGCACGTCATCGAGGCGGCCGCGGCCCTCGCCGAGACCCTCCTCACCCACTGCCCCGACCTCCGCATCCTCGCCACCAGCCGTGAACCCCTGGGCGTACCGGGCGAGTTGATCCGCCCGGTCGACCCCCTCCCGCCCGACCCGGCCCACCGCCTCTTCACCGAACGCGCCCGCGCCGTACGCCCCGACTTCGACCCGCAGGCGGACCCGGAGACCCCCGCGGCCGTCGCGGAGATCTGCCGCCGCCTCGACGGCCTGCCCCTCGCCATCGAACTCGCCGCGGCCCGCCTCCGCCTCCTCACCCCGCGCCAGATCGCCGACCGCCTCGACGACCGTTTCCGTCTCCTCACCTCGGGCGCCCGTACGGTCCTGCCGCGCCAGCAGACCCTTCGCGCCGTCGTCGACTGGTCCTGGGACCTCCTCGACGACGCCGAACGCACCGCCCTCCGCGCCCTCTCCGTCTTCGCCGGCGGCTGGGACCTGGCCGCAGCGGAAGCCCTCCACGTCACCCCCGACGACATGGCGGCCCTCGTCGACAAGTCCCTCCTGGTCACCACCCCGGGCCCCACCGGCATGCGCTACCGGATGCTGGAGACGATCCACGAGTACGCCACCGAGCGCGCCGACCAGCACCCCGCCGCCCTAGAAGAGACCCGCCGCGCGCACGCCGCGTACTACCTCTCCCTCGCCGAGGAGGCCGAGCCCCTCATCCGCTCCGGCGACCAACTCCCCTGGATCCGCCGCCTGGAGACCGAGCTCGACAACTTCCGCGCGGCCCTGCGCCACACGATCAGCACCCCCGACGAGGCCGGCGCACTGCGCTTCATCCACGCACTCGGCTGGTTCCTGTGGCTGCGCAACTACCGCCGCGAGGGCGCCGAATGGGCCCAGCGCGTCGCGGACCTCGGCACGGACCCCGAGGACCCCGCGGACCCCCGGTACTGGCCGCGCCTCAGCCTGCGGCTCTTCCTGGTCTTCCTCACCGTCGAATCCGGCCTCCGCGACGAGACGGTCGATCCCGAGAACCCGGCCACGCTCGCCCGCATCAAGAAGGCGTACTCCGCGGGCGGTCCCGAGGCGGCCAGCTTCCCCGGACTGCTCTGGCCGTTCACCCTGTTCGGCAACGACGCGCCCCACACCGCCCAGATCCACCTCGACTCCGTCGTCGCCAACTGCCGCGAGTACGGCAGCGAATGGGTGCTCGGCACCGCCCTGATGTTCCGGGCGCACGTCAAGGTCGACCTGCCCGGCGGCCTCGAAGGCGTCGACGAGGACCTCGCCGAGCTCCGCGAACTCGGCGCGCGCGTCGGCGACCGCTGGATGCGCGCCCAGGTCGCCTCCGCCACCGGCGAGGCCGCCATGGCGCGCGGCCGCACCGAGGAGGCGAGGGCCGCGTACGAAGAGGGTCTGCGCCTCGCCCGCGAGGTCGGAGCCCACGCCGAGGCCCCGTTCCTGATCGGCCGCATCGCCCAACTCGCGTACGCCGAAGGCGACTTCGACAAAGCGGAGAAGATCCTCGACGCCTCGGCCGACGAAGCCGAACAGTTCGGCGTGTGGGACGCCCGCGCCTTCATCAGCGTGCTGCGCGCGTCCATCGCCCTGGACCGCGGCGACCCCGCAGGCGCCCGGGCCCACTTCGAGCAGGTCCACAGCGCGCTCACCCGCGGCACCCCGCCGCCCCAGTTCCGCTCGGTCGTCACCACCCTGGAGGCCCGCCTGACCGCGCGCGAGAAGGGCCCGCAGGCAGGCGCCCGCGCCATGACCGCGGCGTTCCGCATCTCGTGGGAACTGAAGTGCGCCGACCAGGTGGTGGCCAACACCGCGGAGAACACAGCGGCCGTACTGGCCGAGGCCGGCGAACACCGCCTCGCGGCCCGCACCCTCTCCGCCGCCACCGGCTGGCGCACCGACTGCCCCCGCTCGGTCCCCGAGGAGACCACCGCGCGCACCGTCGAGGAACAGACCCGCCGGGCACTCGGACCACAGGGTTACGAGACCGAGCGCGCAGCCGGAGCCGCGCTCGCCCCCGAAGAGCTGAGCGCCGAGCTCGAAGCCGGGATCACCGGAAGCGTCACCGGCAGCTGA
- a CDS encoding MFS transporter, translating into MTTAMGAALRRIQLGNALSAFGNGFTVPFTFIYVSQVRDLGPGTAGVVLMTFALAALMVLPFTGRVIDQRGPLPVAIVGTVTAATGSLGLGLGSSAGVLVAAAAALGMGIAVISPALATMIVWCSTTTTRSRAFATQFFLNNLGLGIGGLIGGLLVDTSDPGSFIRLFSIEAAMFLVLGGVIATVKLPNVPWGTDTSGTVEVKAGGGWRALLGDRSMVVLCALGFVMFFACYGQFESGLSAYATEVSHIQPSTLGIALAANTAMIVLAQFVVLRLTEKRRRSRVVALVGLIWTVAWLAAGASGMVSGGHAIAVTLIISTYALFGLGEAMLSPTVAPLVADLAPARMIGQYNSAFALVKQLALAVGPAVGGLMAGAGVFTAYIWMLVVCSLGVSALALWLGRRLTPVQDKPSLASTPSRIVASNVPEVAVSAP; encoded by the coding sequence GTGACCACCGCGATGGGCGCTGCGCTGCGCCGGATTCAGCTGGGGAACGCGCTGAGCGCGTTCGGCAATGGCTTCACTGTCCCCTTCACGTTCATCTATGTCTCGCAGGTGCGGGATCTGGGGCCGGGGACTGCCGGGGTCGTTCTGATGACCTTTGCCCTGGCCGCGCTGATGGTGCTGCCCTTCACCGGGCGGGTCATCGACCAGCGCGGGCCTCTTCCGGTTGCCATCGTGGGTACGGTCACCGCCGCCACGGGGTCGCTCGGGCTCGGGCTCGGCAGTTCCGCCGGTGTTCTCGTCGCCGCCGCGGCCGCGCTGGGGATGGGCATCGCCGTCATCTCGCCCGCGCTCGCCACGATGATCGTGTGGTGCTCGACGACGACCACCCGGTCGCGTGCCTTTGCCACTCAGTTCTTTCTCAACAATCTGGGGCTTGGCATCGGTGGGCTCATCGGTGGGCTGCTCGTCGACACGTCCGACCCCGGGTCGTTCATCCGGCTCTTCTCCATCGAAGCCGCGATGTTCCTGGTGCTCGGTGGTGTGATCGCCACCGTGAAGCTGCCGAACGTTCCGTGGGGCACGGACACCAGTGGGACCGTCGAGGTCAAGGCCGGCGGGGGCTGGCGGGCGCTGCTCGGCGACCGGTCGATGGTCGTGCTGTGTGCGCTCGGGTTCGTGATGTTCTTCGCTTGTTATGGGCAGTTCGAGTCCGGGCTGTCCGCGTACGCGACCGAGGTCTCGCACATCCAGCCGTCCACGCTGGGCATCGCGCTGGCCGCCAACACCGCCATGATCGTGCTGGCTCAGTTCGTCGTGCTGCGGCTGACCGAGAAGCGGCGGCGCAGTCGTGTGGTCGCGCTGGTCGGGCTCATCTGGACCGTGGCCTGGCTGGCTGCCGGGGCTTCGGGGATGGTGTCCGGCGGGCATGCGATCGCGGTCACGCTGATCATCTCGACGTACGCGCTCTTCGGGCTCGGCGAGGCGATGCTGTCGCCCACCGTCGCTCCGCTCGTCGCCGATCTGGCTCCGGCCCGGATGATCGGTCAGTACAACTCGGCCTTTGCGCTGGTCAAGCAGCTGGCGCTGGCCGTGGGGCCTGCCGTGGGCGGGCTCATGGCGGGGGCCGGTGTCTTCACCGCGTACATCTGGATGCTGGTGGTCTGCTCGCTGGGTGTCAGTGCGCTCGCGCTCTGGCTCGGGCGGCGGCTCACTCCCGTACAGGACAAGCCTTCGCTTGCGAGCACTCCCTCGCGGATCGTTGCGAGCAATGTGCCTGAGGTTGCTGTCAGCGCTCCCTAG
- a CDS encoding MarR family winged helix-turn-helix transcriptional regulator, translating into MPADPTEPTLDEQIAAYQREFRDLDPQVEKVVTALGRLNRRMNVAYGRQVAALGISNAEWEVLKTLVLAGAPYRMGPGELAKRLGLTPAAMTHRIDRMAGEGLVTRDRDENNRVRVIVELTDEGRTKWLESMQAASTFEEELLQDLNSKERGALGEMLTRLLRRVEDAQPDAGGRLTDLD; encoded by the coding sequence ATGCCTGCAGACCCGACCGAGCCGACACTCGACGAACAGATCGCGGCGTACCAGCGCGAGTTCCGCGACCTCGACCCCCAGGTGGAGAAGGTCGTGACGGCCCTGGGCCGTCTGAACCGCCGGATGAACGTTGCGTACGGCCGCCAGGTGGCCGCCCTCGGCATCAGCAACGCCGAGTGGGAGGTCCTCAAGACCCTCGTCCTCGCCGGCGCCCCGTACCGCATGGGCCCGGGCGAACTCGCGAAGCGCCTCGGCCTCACCCCGGCGGCCATGACCCACCGCATCGACCGCATGGCGGGAGAAGGCCTGGTCACGAGGGACCGCGACGAGAACAACCGCGTCCGCGTCATCGTCGAGCTGACGGACGAAGGCCGTACGAAGTGGCTGGAGTCCATGCAGGCGGCTTCGACGTTCGAGGAGGAACTCCTCCAGGACCTCAACAGCAAGGAGCGAGGCGCCCTCGGCGAGATGCTGACCCGCCTCCTGCGCCGCGTGGAGGACGCCCAGCCGGACGCCGGCGGCCGCCTCACGGACCTGGACTGA
- a CDS encoding TetR/AcrR family transcriptional regulator gives MHVQDTHWQSAAVSGSGSASAESNGRAGAARSAPLRVDAQRNLEHVLRAAREVFGELGYGAPMEDVARRARVGVGTVYRRFPSKDVLVRRIAEEETSRLTDQARTALGQEEEPWSALSRFLRTSVASGAGRLLPPQVLRVGVEESGVLDDPAQTSDERVPQQRVAPGIRLVDGGPGTEAELDDSGASELLEVVGQLVDRARAAGELRGDVTVADVLLVIATAAPSLPDPTQQAAASSRLLDILLEGLRSRPL, from the coding sequence ATGCATGTTCAGGACACTCATTGGCAGTCTGCCGCCGTATCCGGATCAGGATCGGCATCGGCGGAGAGCAACGGGCGGGCGGGAGCTGCGCGCTCGGCGCCGCTTCGCGTGGACGCACAGCGCAATCTCGAGCATGTACTGCGGGCCGCTCGCGAGGTGTTCGGCGAGCTCGGGTACGGGGCGCCGATGGAGGACGTGGCGCGCCGGGCCAGGGTCGGGGTCGGGACGGTGTACCGCCGGTTCCCGAGCAAGGACGTACTGGTGCGGCGGATCGCCGAGGAGGAGACCTCCCGGCTGACCGATCAGGCGCGTACGGCGCTCGGTCAGGAGGAGGAGCCGTGGTCGGCGCTGTCGCGCTTCCTGCGGACCTCGGTGGCCTCGGGTGCGGGGCGGCTGCTGCCGCCTCAGGTGCTGCGGGTCGGTGTCGAGGAGTCCGGTGTGCTGGACGACCCGGCGCAGACGTCCGACGAGCGGGTGCCCCAGCAGCGGGTGGCTCCTGGGATACGGCTGGTCGACGGCGGGCCGGGGACCGAGGCCGAGCTGGACGACTCCGGGGCTTCCGAACTGCTCGAGGTCGTGGGGCAGCTGGTGGACCGGGCGCGGGCGGCGGGTGAGCTGCGGGGCGATGTGACCGTGGCGGACGTGCTGCTGGTGATAGCGACGGCTGCGCCCTCGCTGCCGGATCCCACGCAGCAGGCGGCGGCTTCGTCGCGGTTGCTGGACATTCTGCTGGAGGGGCTGCGTTCGCGGCCTCTGTGA
- a CDS encoding NAD(P)/FAD-dependent oxidoreductase: protein MTQPVRILVVGGGYVGLYTALRLQRKLKSGEAEVTVVSPDPYMTYQPFLPEAAAGSISPRHVVVPLRRVLDKCKIVIGEAERIDHAKRTATVTTLASPEDGTGSIEIGYDHLVLAPGSISRTLPVPGLAEFGIGFKTVEEAIGLRNHVIEQMDIASATRDPAIRDAALTFVFVGGGYAGVEALGELEDMARYAARYYHNVKPEDMKWILVEASNRILPEVGDEMGKYAIRELRNRNIDVRLETRLDSCTDRVAVLSDGARFPTRTLVWTAGVKPHPILAASDLPRNERGRLVCTARLSIDGAENAWAAGDAAAVPDLTADEPGKECAPNAQHAVRQAKVLAENIAAAVRGAPLKNYEHKYAGSVASLGLHEGVAHVYGRKLKGYPAWFMHRAYHLSRVPTFNRKARVLAEWTLAGLFKREIVSLGSLEHPRAEFELAAGGEPPKKQP from the coding sequence GTGACTCAACCTGTGCGCATTCTCGTTGTGGGCGGCGGCTACGTCGGTCTGTACACCGCGCTGCGTCTGCAGCGGAAGCTGAAGAGCGGTGAAGCGGAGGTCACGGTCGTGTCCCCCGATCCGTACATGACCTATCAGCCGTTCCTCCCCGAGGCAGCCGCAGGCTCGATCTCCCCGCGCCACGTCGTGGTCCCGCTCCGCCGCGTCCTCGACAAGTGCAAGATCGTGATCGGCGAGGCGGAACGCATCGACCACGCGAAACGCACAGCGACCGTCACCACCCTCGCCAGCCCCGAGGACGGCACCGGCTCCATCGAGATCGGCTACGACCACCTCGTCCTGGCCCCCGGCTCGATCTCCCGCACCCTCCCCGTCCCCGGCCTCGCCGAATTCGGCATCGGCTTCAAGACGGTCGAGGAGGCCATCGGCCTGCGCAACCACGTCATCGAGCAGATGGACATCGCCTCCGCCACGCGCGACCCCGCGATCCGCGACGCCGCCCTCACCTTCGTCTTCGTGGGCGGCGGCTACGCAGGCGTGGAGGCCCTCGGCGAGCTCGAGGACATGGCCAGGTACGCGGCCCGCTACTACCACAACGTGAAGCCCGAGGACATGAAGTGGATCCTCGTGGAGGCGAGCAACCGCATCCTCCCCGAAGTCGGCGACGAGATGGGCAAGTACGCGATCCGCGAGCTCCGCAACCGCAACATCGACGTACGCCTGGAGACCCGCCTCGACTCCTGTACGGACCGCGTCGCCGTCCTCAGCGACGGCGCCCGCTTCCCCACCCGCACCCTCGTCTGGACGGCCGGCGTCAAACCGCACCCGATCCTGGCCGCCTCCGACCTGCCCCGCAACGAACGCGGCCGCCTCGTCTGTACGGCCCGCCTCTCCATCGACGGAGCCGAGAACGCCTGGGCGGCGGGCGACGCGGCAGCGGTCCCCGACCTCACCGCCGACGAGCCGGGCAAGGAGTGCGCACCCAACGCCCAGCACGCGGTCCGCCAGGCCAAGGTCCTCGCAGAGAACATCGCCGCGGCCGTCCGCGGCGCACCGCTCAAGAACTACGAGCACAAATACGCCGGTTCGGTGGCGTCCCTCGGCCTCCACGAAGGCGTCGCCCACGTCTACGGCCGGAAACTCAAGGGCTACCCGGCCTGGTTCATGCACCGCGCGTACCACCTCAGCCGGGTCCCCACCTTCAACCGCAAGGCCCGCGTCCTGGCCGAATGGACCCTCGCCGGCCTCTTCAAACGAGAGATCGTCTCGCTCGGCTCCCTGGAACACCCGCGGGCCGAGTTCGAGTTGGCCGCAGGGGGCGAACCCCCGAAGAAGCAGCCCTGA
- a CDS encoding sigma-70 family RNA polymerase sigma factor — MSVDGRDEPLGGGDADAGGLPARRVPEQREGGSGSAGSVLPPPRSLELPPSDAELIQQMRLGEDSAYEELFRRHSDAVRRYARTCCRDAHTADDLTAEVFARTLQAVRGGAGPEQAVRAYLLTTVRRVAAAWTKTAKREQLVEDFAVFADQAARTSGSEVSDQDTLDLGADVRAMQIAEESLAMTAFRSLPERWQAVLWHTTVEEESPSDVAPLFGLTANATAVLASRAREGLKQAYLQAHVSQALTSGGDCARYADRLGAYARGGLRMRAERGLRKHLEECAKCRVAAGELKDVNAGIPALLPVAVIGWFAGGFALKAAGIGAAGVAGAAGAGAAAAATGGSSAGGGAAGGAAASEGLGAPAKVAIGAAVVVAAAAGLVYALSGGEAPPPKPKAGPPPVSQPAVTPEPKPTPKPTPPPTPPPPSPSPTPPPPPKPTPKPTPKPTPPPKPTPKPSPTPKPTPPPPPPPPADYQVNQLDYSIFGDHTVPEVRLAESSWLWQRTGMTIADHRYGYGVTVHAPSSVTIDLNKQCTSYDAMAGVDDLTMGLGAVRFSVYGDGARLWRSPVVRGNDAAVPVHVGLAGIKTIRLVVEPHTAFGSVALADWAESRISCR, encoded by the coding sequence GTGAGCGTTGACGGGCGGGACGAGCCGCTGGGTGGCGGCGACGCGGATGCCGGCGGGCTGCCTGCCCGCCGTGTGCCGGAACAGCGCGAGGGCGGAAGCGGAAGCGCCGGGAGTGTGCTTCCGCCTCCGCGGTCTCTTGAACTGCCGCCCTCCGACGCCGAGTTGATCCAGCAGATGCGGCTGGGCGAGGACAGCGCCTACGAGGAGCTGTTCCGTCGGCACTCGGACGCGGTGCGGCGTTATGCGCGTACGTGCTGCCGCGACGCCCATACCGCTGATGACCTGACCGCCGAAGTCTTCGCGCGGACCCTGCAGGCCGTACGCGGCGGCGCCGGGCCCGAGCAGGCCGTACGGGCCTATCTGCTGACCACGGTGCGGCGCGTCGCCGCGGCCTGGACCAAGACCGCCAAGCGGGAGCAACTGGTCGAGGATTTCGCCGTGTTCGCCGACCAGGCGGCCCGGACCTCGGGCAGTGAGGTCTCCGACCAGGACACGCTCGATCTCGGCGCCGACGTACGCGCGATGCAGATCGCCGAAGAGTCGCTGGCCATGACGGCCTTCCGGTCGCTGCCCGAGCGGTGGCAGGCCGTGCTCTGGCACACCACCGTCGAGGAGGAGTCGCCGAGCGATGTGGCTCCGCTCTTCGGGCTGACCGCCAATGCGACGGCTGTGCTGGCCAGTCGGGCGCGGGAAGGGCTCAAGCAGGCCTATCTGCAGGCGCATGTGAGCCAGGCGCTGACCAGTGGCGGGGACTGTGCGCGGTACGCGGACCGGCTGGGCGCGTATGCGCGCGGCGGTCTGCGGATGCGGGCCGAGCGGGGCCTTCGTAAGCATCTGGAGGAGTGCGCCAAGTGCCGGGTCGCCGCCGGTGAGCTGAAGGACGTCAACGCCGGGATTCCCGCGCTGCTTCCGGTGGCTGTCATCGGCTGGTTCGCCGGTGGGTTCGCGCTGAAGGCCGCCGGGATCGGGGCCGCGGGTGTGGCCGGGGCGGCCGGTGCGGGTGCCGCTGCCGCCGCCACGGGCGGCTCGTCCGCCGGTGGCGGCGCCGCCGGTGGGGCCGCCGCTTCGGAAGGGCTCGGGGCTCCGGCGAAGGTCGCGATCGGGGCCGCCGTGGTGGTGGCCGCCGCCGCGGGGCTCGTGTACGCGCTGAGCGGCGGCGAGGCGCCGCCGCCGAAGCCGAAGGCCGGGCCGCCGCCCGTCTCGCAGCCCGCCGTCACCCCGGAGCCGAAGCCGACGCCCAAGCCCACGCCGCCCCCGACGCCTCCGCCGCCGTCCCCCTCGCCCACGCCTCCCCCGCCGCCCAAGCCCACCCCGAAGCCGACGCCCAAGCCGACGCCTCCGCCCAAACCCACCCCCAAGCCCAGCCCCACACCGAAGCCGACGCCTCCCCCGCCGCCGCCTCCGCCCGCCGACTACCAGGTCAACCAGCTCGACTACTCGATCTTCGGCGACCACACCGTCCCCGAGGTGCGGCTGGCCGAGAGCAGCTGGCTGTGGCAGCGGACGGGCATGACGATCGCCGACCACCGCTACGGGTACGGGGTGACGGTGCACGCCCCGTCGTCCGTGACGATCGACCTCAACAAGCAGTGCACGTCCTACGACGCGATGGCCGGCGTCGACGACCTGACGATGGGGCTGGGAGCCGTGCGGTTCTCCGTGTACGGGGACGGGGCGCGGCTCTGGCGGTCGCCGGTCGTGCGCGGCAACGACGCCGCGGTGCCCGTCCATGTCGGGCTCGCCGGGATCAAGACCATCCGGCTGGTCGTCGAGCCGCACACGGCCTTCGGTTCCGTGGCGCTCGCGGACTGGGCCGAGTCGCGGATCAGCTGCCGGTGA